From Anopheles funestus chromosome 3RL, idAnoFuneDA-416_04, whole genome shotgun sequence, a single genomic window includes:
- the LOC125768516 gene encoding uncharacterized protein LOC125768516, with translation MGWRLIILGIVTLGSLYTLHLLAQDFMKLSKPLFMGSGKRDLGPSLSFNRTATLLDFEAKINWNKMLQSDPLKCAFSLICQLAAGAEPQDSQARIIYEFIAFSVENSKTIPPPLKESFENGLKYNDNLQVKENYKKCYRRYPLCLYSARTMLRFMSLFGNE, from the exons ATGGGATGgag ATTAATTATACTTGGAATAGTAACGCTGGGATCCCTTTACACGTTACATCTGTTGGCGCAGGATTTCATGAAACTATCCAAACCACTATTCATGGGTTCCGGAAAACGAGATCTTGGCCCATCGTTATCCTTCAATCGAACCGCTACACTGCTG GATTTTGAGGCAAAAATTAATTGGAACAAAATGCTCCAATCCGATCCGCTAAAGTGTGCCTTTTCCCTCATCTGTCAATTGGCCGCCGGAGCTGAACCGCAGGATAGCCAGGCACGgataatttatgaatttatcGC CTTCAGCGTGGAAAACAGTAAAACCATCCCACCGCCGCTGAAGGAATCCTTCGAGAATGGGCTCAAATACAACGACAATCTGCAGGTGAAGGAAAACTACAAGAAATGTTACCGTCGTTATCCGCTTTGTTTGTACTCTGCCCGAACAATGCTAAGGTTTATGAGCCTGTTTGGCAACGAATAA